Proteins found in one Methylobacterium sp. CB376 genomic segment:
- a CDS encoding EAL domain-containing protein translates to MSSLDGRFEELTGRSAGECLGRPWPGLDGPGDPVGDLAPLAARRPFRDAVLAHQHPDGRTRWFRLAGAPVLSAEGAFQGYRGVGCDVTAEIEARDAREARAEARLAAERRRSETLLAHIADGVLMLDETLAITAFNRRFLDLYGLSAGDLRVGQPLETLVRACAARGLFPGKTPDKAWAAVAADLARRVPRRAERRLADGRTVALTVTPTPDGGFVMVHEDATDRKRADARMAEQNRWLDTALTHMSHGLVLFDAAHRITLLNRQFLDLYGLRPERVRPGLTAEQLIRERVAVGNFPGLDADEVWAEVARRLASRSRYRRDEQLIDGRTIAVTCAPTPDGGFVTVHEDVSAHKRAEAQIVHMARHDALTGLPNRTVLHEGLTEALARIPAAGPAAVLCLDLDRFKAVNDTLGHAVGDLLLKQVTARLGDEIGRAASAGTALLARLGGDEFAVVLQPASRERAGALAGRLIEAVGRDFAIDGKRVNVGLSIGIALAPSPGALPADLMRAADMALYGAKGEGRGAYRFFEPEMDVAVQARRAVELDLRAALASPQFELHFQPFLTLASDRIAGFEALVRWRHPVRGLVPPSDFIPVAEETGMIVPLGEWVLRAACREAARWPETLRIAVNLSPVQFRHPALAASVLAALDEAGLAASRLEPEITEGVLLQDSEATLAVLHRLKQRGVRIAMDDFGTGYSSLSYLRAFPFDRIKIDRAFVADLAVRPDALAIVRAVTSLGAGLGITTTAEGVETRGQLELLREAGCAEVQGYLISPPLPRGEIRALLARDAPVPARPHPARTAAPRRRAGPAGGVPEPA, encoded by the coding sequence ATGTCGTCGCTCGACGGCCGCTTCGAAGAGCTGACGGGCCGCTCCGCAGGGGAATGCCTCGGGCGTCCCTGGCCGGGCCTCGACGGGCCGGGCGATCCGGTCGGCGATCTCGCGCCGCTCGCCGCCCGCCGGCCGTTCCGCGACGCGGTCCTGGCCCACCAGCACCCGGACGGGCGCACCCGCTGGTTCCGGCTCGCGGGCGCGCCGGTCCTGTCCGCGGAGGGCGCCTTCCAGGGCTATCGCGGCGTCGGTTGCGACGTCACCGCGGAGATCGAGGCGCGCGACGCGCGGGAGGCCCGGGCGGAGGCGCGGCTCGCCGCGGAGCGGCGGCGCTCCGAGACCCTGCTCGCCCACATCGCCGACGGCGTCCTCATGCTGGACGAGACGCTGGCGATCACCGCCTTCAACCGGCGGTTCCTCGACCTCTACGGCCTCTCGGCCGGGGACCTTCGGGTCGGGCAGCCGCTGGAGACGCTGGTGCGCGCCTGCGCGGCCCGGGGGCTGTTTCCGGGCAAGACCCCGGACAAGGCCTGGGCCGCCGTGGCGGCGGACCTTGCCCGGCGGGTCCCGCGCCGGGCCGAGCGCAGGCTGGCCGACGGGCGCACGGTGGCGCTCACCGTGACGCCCACCCCCGACGGCGGCTTCGTCATGGTCCACGAGGACGCGACCGACCGCAAGCGCGCGGATGCCCGGATGGCGGAGCAGAACCGCTGGCTCGACACCGCCCTCACCCACATGTCGCACGGGCTCGTCCTGTTCGACGCCGCGCACCGGATCACGCTCCTCAACCGGCAATTCCTCGACCTCTACGGGCTGCGGCCGGAGCGGGTCCGCCCGGGCCTCACGGCCGAGCAGCTGATCCGGGAACGGGTGGCGGTGGGCAACTTCCCCGGCCTCGACGCGGACGAGGTCTGGGCGGAGGTGGCCCGGCGGCTCGCCAGCCGGTCCCGCTACCGCCGCGACGAGCAGCTCATCGACGGCCGCACCATCGCGGTCACCTGCGCGCCGACCCCCGACGGCGGCTTCGTCACGGTCCACGAGGACGTGTCCGCCCACAAGCGGGCCGAGGCCCAGATCGTCCACATGGCCCGCCACGACGCGCTGACCGGCCTGCCGAACCGCACCGTGCTGCACGAGGGCCTGACCGAGGCCCTGGCGCGGATCCCGGCCGCCGGCCCGGCCGCCGTGCTCTGCCTCGACCTCGACCGCTTCAAGGCGGTCAACGACACGCTCGGCCACGCGGTCGGGGACCTGCTCCTGAAGCAGGTGACCGCGCGGCTCGGCGACGAGATCGGCCGCGCGGCCTCCGCCGGCACCGCCCTCCTGGCCCGCCTCGGCGGGGACGAGTTCGCCGTCGTCCTGCAGCCGGCCAGCCGCGAGCGGGCGGGCGCACTCGCCGGGCGCCTGATCGAGGCGGTCGGGCGCGACTTCGCCATCGACGGCAAGCGCGTGAACGTGGGCTTGAGCATCGGCATCGCCCTCGCGCCGAGCCCGGGCGCGCTCCCCGCCGACCTGATGCGGGCCGCCGACATGGCCCTCTACGGTGCCAAGGGCGAGGGGCGGGGCGCCTACCGCTTCTTCGAGCCCGAGATGGACGTCGCGGTCCAGGCCCGGCGCGCCGTCGAGCTCGACCTGCGCGCGGCCCTGGCCTCGCCGCAATTCGAGCTGCACTTCCAGCCCTTCCTGACGCTGGCGAGCGACCGGATCGCGGGGTTCGAGGCGCTGGTGCGCTGGCGCCACCCCGTGCGCGGCCTCGTCCCGCCCTCCGACTTCATCCCGGTCGCCGAGGAGACCGGGATGATCGTGCCGCTCGGCGAGTGGGTGCTGCGGGCGGCCTGCCGCGAGGCGGCGCGCTGGCCGGAGACGCTGCGCATCGCGGTCAACCTCTCGCCGGTGCAGTTCCGCCACCCCGCCCTGGCGGCATCGGTCCTCGCCGCCCTCGACGAGGCGGGGCTCGCGGCCTCCCGCCTCGAACCCGAGATCACCGAGGGCGTGCTCCTGCAGGACAGCGAGGCGACGCTCGCGGTCCTGCACCGGCTCAAGCAGCGCGGCGTGCGCATCGCCATGGACGATTTCGGCACCGGCTACTCCTCGCTGAGCTACCTGCGCGCCTTCCCGTTCGACAGGATCAAGATCGACCGCGCCTTCGTGGCGGACCTCGCGGTCCGCCCCGACGCGCTGGCGATCGTGCGGGCCGTCACGAGCCTCGGCGCCGGCCTCGGCATCACCACGACGGCCGAGGGAGTGGAGACGCGGGGTCAGCTGGAGCTGTTGCGGGAGGCGGGCTGCGCCGAGGTCCAGGGCTACCTGATCAGCCCACCCCTCCCCCGCGGCGAGATCCGGGCGCTCCTCGCCCGGGACGCACCGGTGCCCGCCCGCCCGCACCCCGCCCGGACCGCCGCGCCGCGCCGCCGCGCCGGGCCGGCGGGCGGCGTTCCGGAACCCGCCTGA
- a CDS encoding MucR family transcriptional regulator, giving the protein MSEIKAESTAPDSGALAGLTAGIVTAYVTGNALRASDMPHLVRSVYSTLATLGGPAKPAVAEAPVPPIPIKKTVTRDAIISLEDGKPYKSLKRHLTARGLSPEEYRRKWNLPPDYPMVAEVYAQRRSDLARVLGLGQIRSRKAAERRAAAAAE; this is encoded by the coding sequence ATGAGCGAGATCAAAGCGGAATCGACGGCGCCGGACAGCGGCGCGCTGGCTGGGCTGACCGCCGGCATCGTCACCGCCTACGTGACGGGGAACGCGCTGCGCGCGTCCGACATGCCCCACCTCGTGCGCAGCGTCTACAGCACCCTGGCGACGCTCGGCGGCCCGGCCAAGCCCGCGGTCGCGGAGGCGCCGGTGCCGCCGATCCCGATCAAGAAGACCGTGACGCGGGATGCGATCATCTCGCTGGAGGACGGCAAGCCCTACAAGTCGCTGAAGCGCCACCTCACGGCGCGCGGCCTCAGCCCCGAAGAGTATCGGCGGAAGTGGAACCTGCCCCCCGACTACCCGATGGTGGCCGAGGTCTACGCCCAGCGCCGCTCGGACCTCGCCCGGGTGCTCGGCCTCGGCCAGATCCGCAGCCGGAAGGCCGCGGAGCGGCGCGCGGCCGCGGCGGCCGAGTAG